The genomic interval tcatgaaccaaaatcttttggtgaatgtaaaaatcggcaggattggataaaatggaaagaagtcatccaggttgaattggattcgctaaataaacgtaatgtttttggacttATAGTctttacacctgaaggtgtaaaacctgttggatacaaatgggtttttattcgaaagctaaatgagaaaaatgaaatagtaagatataaagctcgacttgttgcacaaggtttttctcaaaggcctggaattgattatgaagaaacgtattctcccgtgatggatgcaattacgtttcggtatttgattagcttggcggtatctgaaaatttataaatgcgtcttatggatgttgttacagcttacttatatggatcacttgatagtaatatatatatgaaaatccctgaaggatttaagatgcctgaagcacaaagttcaaaacccacagaatgttattctgtgaaattacaaagatcattatatgggttaaagcaatccggtcgaatgtggtataatcgactaagtgatcacttgatgaaaaagggatatgtaaataattcaatatacccttgtgttttcattaagaaaacaacatccggatgcgtaattattgctgtatatgttgatgatttaaacatcattgaaacgaataaggaaattcaagaagttgtgtcatacttgaaggaagaatttgaattgaaggatcttggaaaaaccaagtattgtctgggtttacaaattgaacaaaaagaatgtggaatgtttgttcaccagacaaattatacagaaaacatccttaaacgttttaatatagataaatcaaatcctttaagtactccaatggttgttagatcattaaacatagaaaaggatccattccgaccatgtgaagaagatgaagatattcttggtccagaagtacaatatctaagtgctatcggtgcccttatgtatcttacaaattgtacaaggcctgatatatcttttgccgtaaatttgttggcaagatttagcacatatccaacaaagagacactggaacggaattaaacatatattccgttatctacgaggaacgacagacttgggactttgtattcaaaagatgctaatccaagtataattggttatgccgatgctggatacttatctgatcctcacaaggcacgttcccaaactggatatgtatttactcgtggaggcactgcaatttcttggcgttcacataAACAAACGCTCGggaacaacttcatcaaatcatgccgagattattgcactacatgaagcaagtcgtgaatgtgtgtggttaaaatcaatgacccaacatatccaaatctcatgcggattatcattcgatgagaagcctgtgatattatatgaagataatgctgcatgtgttgctcaaatgaaagagggatacataaaaagcgacagaactaaacatattcctcctaagttcttcgcattcaccaaggagctagagaagaataaatgtattgatgttcgtcacattcaatcaagtgaaaactcatcagatcttttcacaaaggcacttcctacgtcaatattcagaaagcacatatataatattgggatgcgcaatctacgaaatttgtgaagaattgttcgtgtcaacatgagggggagtttacgtgactgcactctttttctcttactatggtttttatcccaatgggtttttcctagtaaggtttttaacgaggcagtacaaaaacacgtaatgaagacatcatcgtatcatgatcatcatcacaaggagGAGTGttagaaaataatatttaaaatatgtgtattgaatatttgaatgttgaatatttaaatgttgaaaataagagttgtaaatattgaaaattagtgtgtgatgatgaatttatttttggattatttgtaaagattttctataaatagatctctcatttgtgaagaaaatcacaattgagtagagagaaaaatattataaagtgtgtagtttagtaaattttgagagtttgagatttttattttttaccataaatttttatttttttaaaacaattttatgatatgttatccatactttatttattattaCATTGATACTCTTTTCATACGGTACCAAATACATATTTACACTACACTACTCCCATTCCGTTCAATTGGCTGCGCAAATCCTCAGATTAATTCACATTCGGGGTAAACTATACAAATTGCCAGCTTTTTTCCCATGGAATCGGGAGATGGGGTGGCTGAAATCGACCGTCTGGAGCGGGGTTTGTTACTGCACGAAGCGGATATCGACATTGATGACCAGGATCCGGTTCTTTACGCGGCGTCTTTTGAAGAATCCGAGGAGAATTTCGTGAATTATCAGACGGCTTACTGGGTTTTGTACTCGTTGCTGTTGGTACTTGCTTGGGGCTTTGGCTTTTTTATGCTCATTTATTTGCCCCTGCGGAGGTACATTTTACGTAGAGATGTCCGCTCCAGGAAACTCTATGTCACTCCCAATGCCATTGTTTATAAAGTAATTCGCTATCATTCTTTGTTCTTTCTGAAGTTTTGAACTTTATTGCGTTGAATGTATGGTAGCTTTATGAATGatgtaattttttatgctaatttgTCTCTGAGTTTGGATATACTGAATGATACACTAGAACATGCGTGAGAGCACAAATTTCATTTGCAATCATACATCATTAGGACAATGGTACTCAAGTACTCGTCTGGTTTAAGCAAAGTCGATCTTATTGATGCTGTAGGCCTGGTATCGATGTCAATTTGGCGGTGGAATATGAGGTCGGTTGGATACACTTTGAGGGGAAATCTATCTTTGAAAGTAACTACATTCTCATATTTTCGTTTGAGAAACATCTTGCCACCTTATGTCTCCTGCTACACTATTATGCTTATTTACTTTGGATTGCTTTACTCGTTTCATTTGATTGAAAATTATTCAAGATTCTGACAAGGACCACAAGGCACTCAGCTTTTGGTTGTTTATTGAATGCATGTGTAAAAGAAAATAGGAGGGGATAAGGTTTATCAACCAGCAGCCCTCATAGTTTTACATGATTCATAGCATTGCTTTATTTTTGTGTTTCTATTTTTCATTACGTACTGTGACTCAGGTAAGGAAGCCAGTGGCATTTCCATGTTTCGGGTTTTTGGAGAAAGAGAAGTACGTCCTACTGCCTTCTGTGGCAGATGTTGTAATTGAACAAGGTAAATCTTGCCCGTACATTTATTTCCTTTTTTTGGACAAGTAAACGAGTTTTTCCCATATTTACTGTTTGGGTCTTGAAAATGCATTTAAATTGGTGGATCAAAGATGGTGTGATTCCATTGATTTGGCTTTTTCATCACAACTGGTGAAAATCACAAATTGCCTTTAACCTTTTGATGTGAGTTGATTGAGCGTTACTGTTTTGACTTCATTTCTTGTGAAGCTAATTGAAGTTTGATATAACAGTCTAACACCACTCAATGGTTTTGACACTTGGGTAATGTTTGAATGTGTTTCTGGTGTTCCTGTAAATTTTGGAAATATACGATAAGCGAGACTGCAAAATGTGATGCACTGATATATGTTGGTCATATTTCGTGAAAGAGGTAGTTTATCATGTGTACATTATGTCATGTCAAATTGTCTTGTGTATTtagttatttaataatataccaGTTTCTTTTATTTCAATGTAAAGTGGCTTGAGATAGATATAATACaatacaaatttatttttaaagcgGTGGAAAGttagaatttaaaataatgatcaTGGATGGAATGAAAACGTGGGAGAGGTGTATTTTTCGGAAAGAGTTTTAATAAGGTGGGCGTGATATGTTGGAATATGTTTCCAAAATAATGAATATATTTCTCGGAAACACAAACGTTGCCTTGGTGTCTCTTTGGGATCGTATTTAAAGTTGTAGCCAGAGCAATCCACTCCAGTTGATAGGTGTATCATTCTTGAACCAAACAGTAATTTTGAAAAGCAAATGATATGTAAGTTTACAACTTGGTCCTTTATGAGGTTTTCCCAGCGTTTATGCCGTATTATGAAATGTTTCTAAGGGAGAAATTGCCTTGCGTTTTCCTGAGCCAGCTGGAAAGCCCTTGCTCTCATCATGTGTAAGTTGTTACAAACTCTGTACTTTACCAGGGTACCTTCAGTCCCTGTTTGGCGTATACTCGGTCAGAATAGAGAGCGTTGGAGTGCGGAGGCCTGCAAGTGATGATGTTAAAATCCAAGGTGTTACCAATCCTCTTGCTTTCAGAAAGGTATTAGTTATCGTCGAATCATCCTCACTGAGAATTACTTGCTTGACCTTGTCTAAAGTTAAGCAACTTTTTCTACATCCTTTCTGGCTTTACCTCCTCCAGGTTGTTCTCTCGCAATTATCTAACATGAGAGACGAATTTTTCGCCAGACAAGCTTCCGCCATTGAAGAAGTTTCAACTCCAAGAATCGGTCATTCAACGGTTGCTCTGGTACGCCGAAATCCTTATATAATGAACTTCACTGGCAACTAATTTGAATTTGCATCAGTATCAGCTTTGCAAAATCAGTGAACTCTGATCACTAGACAAGTTCGCTGCATTATCgcttacatttctctcatccTGGCAAGCCTTCCTCCATAATCGCATACATCTTTTGTCTAAAATTTACATTGCATTTTGCAGATGTCCCCACCTACAAAATCACCGGGGTTTGATTATTTTTCTCAGCTTGGTGATACGACAATTTTGCAAAAACTGGAGGAAGTTAGCAGTTCAGTAAAGGTTAGTTGGGATTACAAAAGGTGCATGTTTTGTTggctttttttttctctctctatCACATGCCAATAATTTAGAATTTCTCGCAGAGAGTTCAAGCTTTGATTGAAGAGCAGAACCTTCAAGCACCAGCATCAGCTGATTAAGCGTGGCCCgtgtttttctttttcaaattctGACTCGTATGTGGGTACTTCTTCTCGAACCCAGCCTCAAAAACCGACTGAATGGGGGTTGGTAGACTCTTGCATGCCCATTCGCATTCAATCGAGCAACATCTCGAAGTTGACTCGAGCTTGGGAGCTTGTTTGAGTTTTAAAAGTATTCAAGAATTGTTATAATGAATATTTCATAATTCACCTGTATATCACAAATTATTGCGTAAATAATTCTGTTTGAATCTAGTTCAAAATATTTTTGCCTCAATTTAAATACCATTGTTTCGAAATCCAAGCAAATAATTATCGTCGGGGCTCAATcgataacataaatcataatgtTAATTGCTGATAATAGAACACAAAATATCTGGCCACggcaaatttattaaaaattgaatactttttttttaaaatttatgaagGCTTGTTAATTACTTAAGAGTGGGTAttatgtgagaccatctcacggatcataatcggTGAGACGGCTTGTTTTGCTTTCAATTTGTGCTAAATCTggattatattattaaatatctcTCTTCTAGACTTTAATTGGTGTAATGCTTATTGAAATAATTGTTATCATGCATATGAATAAATGTAGCAAGTAAAGATTATATTCTTTGCATTTTTGCCTCAGTATTTATCAAGGTTCTAAAAAGCGTGAAGCGCCCCGAAGCGCGGATGTCGAGCTCCAAACTTTTCAAGCTTAAGCGAGATTAGCACATGCTTAAGCGTGAAAAAGCGTTTTTTATATTCagtgtaattgtaattatctcaaaccaataaatagataaaataatacataaatatgataaattttatgtctgatgcattaattctcatatttataaaatcataaaatatcaaaattacaatcttaatttgtttttgcaactaaaacacattaaaaatgttaaatatttgtcaaatcattatcagacatgcttaatcataattaaaattaaaaaataaacatctaaattataaacctaatttattattttaaaataaaaaaatataccttcaaaataaa from Primulina eburnea isolate SZY01 chromosome 17, ASM2296580v1, whole genome shotgun sequence carries:
- the LOC140818543 gene encoding uncharacterized protein isoform X1 is translated as MESGDGVAEIDRLERGLLLHEADIDIDDQDPVLYAASFEESEENFVNYQTAYWVLYSLLLVLAWGFGFFMLIYLPLRRYILRRDVRSRKLYVTPNAIVYKVRKPVAFPCFGFLEKEKYVLLPSVADVVIEQGYLQSLFGVYSVRIESVGVRRPASDDVKIQGVTNPLAFRKVVLSQLSNMRDEFFARQASAIEEVSTPRIGHSTVALMSPPTKSPGFDYFSQLGDTTILQKLEEVSSSVKRVQALIEEQNLQAPASAD
- the LOC140818543 gene encoding uncharacterized protein isoform X2; amino-acid sequence: MSIWRWNMRSVGYTLRGNLSLKVRKPVAFPCFGFLEKEKYVLLPSVADVVIEQGYLQSLFGVYSVRIESVGVRRPASDDVKIQGVTNPLAFRKVVLSQLSNMRDEFFARQASAIEEVSTPRIGHSTVALMSPPTKSPGFDYFSQLGDTTILQKLEEVSSSVKRVQALIEEQNLQAPASAD